A portion of the Punica granatum isolate Tunisia-2019 chromosome 7, ASM765513v2, whole genome shotgun sequence genome contains these proteins:
- the LOC116213469 gene encoding uncharacterized protein LOC116213469 isoform X5 → MQITRLSLFWFVVLWTYSATGMLVLGQDPNYPGFISIDCGASNASTDPVLQLYYQTDHGFIDSGENRLVTGNFTDGEVVRPTAETLRAFPNGTRNCYTIRPTTKTDEDSRKYLIRASFLYGNYDNQNRTPTFDLHIGVTFWVTVRLPTPYTHVHKEVIHVVQPTSDAIQVCLVNTGKGTPLISSLELRQLSNAIYLTDVHFQTLALHKRLNIGSTKYFLFRHPFDDYDRIWSPDDTNYGSDIQFLSRNGLSDPSLNKTNDPYKVPTGVLDTWAAGLESTFKFEENWTTNMAAPSKWIVYFHFAELMNMTSQRKFTIYSNNKVVETIDLNYLEPVTVRTHQFTSDIGFQFQFVTSGSTSPPILNALELYRLLDLSTAPTNIDDVTAMSVIKKAYNVRKESWQGDPCVPTNFTWDGVNCSTESPPRITSLNLCSSGLKGKIADSLANLTALVSLNLSHNQLSGSVPGFLAELTNLKHLDLSGNDLSGSVPKNLRTKADAGTLDLHLDGNPNLCKSGSCGLSKKTKYIIIGTVLLVALGSASAVWSWTTHWNKDKAQITQDVESNKKTSKPEGQGISKESNELGREPTPGDKYEENNKRKEDRSSLKEGDEQYEKLRQEVSSLKKMLTKQVTMWSQVPQFIGQIRTIMGGMSGQPADAVFPKQHDSEHCRLDHRQQRDGDDEKERDSGQNDAHISNELSREPTLVKVYEKSQKKKQDGSEVNPHTVETTEAYRQSRSQEDNNLATQEWQVKAIGRKKKGLIQWMNWLRRHGFISALAGSSEMAQLSEEQYKPHTAEQDGSGVNPHTVETTEAYRQSRSQEDNNLATQESQVKATGRKKKGLIHWMNWLRRLGFISALAGSSETAQLSEEQYMPHTAEQDGSGVNPHTTETTEAYRQSRSQEDNNLATQESQVKATGRKKKGLIHWMNWLRRHGFISALAGSSETAQLSEEQYKQLSLDSLHKTLTEYVTMWSQVQQFMAQMTTTIEAMSDRSANTVFPQQHHSQQRHSDRREQKGGDDEDEENHGQDDSQMAVSMTTISGQPTAVVFLQQHHSRQHRPIQYQPRGGDNEAKEYHGQDDAHMSKEIGSELTLVEVYGKNYEKNEDQSWVNPHATEITETHHQAMSKEDNSRTTEELGFWRWAKALGRNKRRIIHWMNCLYRLGSISGLSDPSGMAKLSNKHYEQLTQGVTSLKEMLTKHGTMWSKVPQLMDQMTTSMVAISDQHPDATIPQQQHYRKHPDQRQWRGGDDEDEENHGHGDAQVDASMETISDQPLNAVIPQHRSRQHRPDQHQWRGGDDEGEENHGHDNAQMDAIMVAMPGPPADVVSLHPRHSQQRRLNQRRKRGGDYEDTKDHGQDDAQMSRELEEEPTVDEVRDINDKRKDDAEIIETDQQTRSQEDNSPATQQPKAQMWANLVGRNKKGRLQWMNWLCRLSSINELAGPSETTQMSDEQFDQLNQEVSSFEKMLTEQVNKWSQFPQFMDEMTESMAATSSRPTDGVFLQQHRTRQRRPDQRPQKDINDAGEEDHEQDDAQTATSMAAMFSGPPDVVFLQQHHSQQRHSNQRRQRGGDDEDEEDQGLDNAEMAASIGAMSGQPADVVFLHQHRSQQRHLNQRHQRGGDDEVEEDRGLDDAQIATSMVAMLGQPTDSVFPQQHHSQQRHPNQRQEGGEVAEDKEDRGQGAEMAASIVDMFDRPADVVFSHLHPSQQRCSNQPFQRGGNVRDAKNHGLDAAQTATSMAVMSSQLADVVFPQQHHPNQRQQRGGDEEEEEGHGQDDTQMAASITAMLGRPTDVDFLQQHHSKQRHPNQCQKRDEVAEDKEDRSQDDADRAASIADMFGRPTDVVFSQLHQSQQHRPNQRQQRFGNVGDAKNHGQNDSQTVASMVTMSGQLADAVFPQQHHSQQCHPNQRQQRGGDDEEEEYHGQDHAQMAVSMAAMFGQPIDVAFLQQYHSQQHHPNQSQQRGGDEHEEDRGQDDAQMAASTKAMLGQAADVAFPQQHHSQQRHPNQRQQRGGDDEFEEDRGLDDAQIAASMVALGQPIDAVFSQLHNSQQCRPNQRR, encoded by the exons ATGCAAATAACAAGGCTTTCGTTGTTTTGGTTTGTTGTCTTATGGACGTACTCAGCTACTGGGATGCTCGTTCTAGGGCAAGACCCAAACTATCCAG GTTTCATTAGCATCGACTGTGGGGCATCCAATGCTTCCACCGATCCTGTTCTTCAGCTTTATTATCAAACAGACCATGGATTTATAGACTCCGGTGAAAACCGGCTGGTCACTGGCAATTTCACAGACGGGGAAGTAGTTAGACCTACTGCAGAGACTCTGAGGGCATTTCCTAATGGGACTAGAAACTGCTACACAATCCggccgacaacaaagactgatGAAGACAGcagaaaatatttaatcaGGGCTTCTTTCTTGTATGGGAATTACGACAACCAGAACCGTACCCCGACATTCGACTTGCACATAGGAGTTACTTTTTGGGTGACAGTAAGGCTTCCGACGCCTTATACTCATGTCCATAAGGAGGTGATTCATGTGGTTCAACCAACAAGCGATGCTATACAGGTGTGCCTCGTAAACACTGGCAAAGGAACTCCTCTCATCTCATCTTTGGAATTGCGGCAGCTCAGCAATGCCATATACCTTACTGATGTTCACTTTCAGACGCTAGCCCTCCATAAGCGACTGAACATTGGCAGCACAAAGTATTTTTTGTTCag GCACCCATTTGATGACTATGATCGCATATGGAGTCCTGATGATACAAACTACGGTTCAGACATACAGTTTTTGTCCCGGAACGGCTTGTCAGACCCTTCCTTAAACAAAACTAATGACCCATATAAAGTTCCCACAGGAGTTCTTGACACATGGGCAGCAGGGCTGGAAAGCACTTTCAAGTTCGAGGAAAATTGGACAACAAATATGGCTGCCCCTTCCAAATGGATTGTTTACTTTCATTTTGCAGAACTGATGAACATGACCTCACAAAGGAAATTCACTATTTACAGCAACAATAAGGTTGTCGAAACAATCGACCTCAATTACCTTGAGCCGGTGACAGTTCGTACCCATCAGTTTACCAGTGACATTGGCTTCCAGTTCCAGTTTGTCACCTCTGGGTCAACCTCACCTCCAATACTCAATGCCCTGGAGCTTTACCGCCTGCTTGATCTTTCAACTGCCCCAACAAACATTGATGATG TGACCGCTATGAGTGTTATCAAGAAAGCATACAATGTGAGAAAAGAGAGTTGGCAGGGAGATCCATGTGTCCCTACTAACTTTACATGGGATGGTGTCAACTGTAGCACCGAGAGTCCTCCGAGGATCACCTCGTT gAACCTGTGCTCCAGCGGCCTGAAAGGGAAGATAGCAGATTCACTGGCCAACTTAACAGCGCTAGTATCTCT GAATCTTTCGCACAATCAATTGTCCGGGTCGGTGCCTGGATTCTTGGCAGAATTGACGAACTTGAAACACCT TGACTTAAGTGGAAATGACCTCAGTGGCTCAGTCCCCAAGAACCTGCGGACAAAGGCTGATGCTGGAACTTTAGATTTACA TTTGGATGGAAACCCCAATCTCTGCAAGTCAGGTTCTTGTGGATTGTCTAAGAAAACGAAGTACATTATAATTGGAACCGTACTATTGGTCGCTCTCGGCAGTGCTTCAGCGGTTTGGAGCTGGACAACCCACTGGAACAAGGATAAAG CTCAAATAACCCAAGACGTGGAATCCAACAAGAAGACATCCAAGCCCGAGGGGCAGGGAATTTCGAAGGAG TCGAATGAACTTGGTAGAGAGCCCACACCGGGCGACAAATATGAAGAAAACAACAAGAGGAAGGAGGATAGATCCTCCTTGAAGGAGGGCGATGAACAGTACGAGAAACTGAGACAGGAGGTAAGCTCGTTGAAGAAGATGTTGACCAAGCAGGTGACCATGTGGTCCCAAGTTCCACAGTTCATTGGCCAAATAAGAACGATCATGGGGGGCATGTCAGGCCAACCCGCTGATGCCGTCTTTCCAAAACAGCATGACTCCGAGCATTGCCGTCTCGACCACCGTCAACAGAGAGATGGAGATgatgagaaagagagagacagtGGCCAGAATGATGCCCATATT TCGAATGAACTTAGTAGAGAGCCCACACTGGTCAAGGTATATGAAAAAAGccagaagaagaagcaggaTGGATCCGAGGTTAACCCACATACTGTGGAGACAACT GAGGCTTACCGCCAATCGAGGTCCCAAGAGGATAACAACCTTGCCACTCAAGAGTGGCAGGTGAAGGCTATAGGGAGGAAAAAGAAGGGACTTATACAGTGGATGAACTGGCTTCGTCGCCATGGCTTTATCAGTGCATTGGCCGGTTCCTCTGAAATGGCACAACTAAGTGAGGAGCAATATAAGCCACATACTGCAGAGCAGGATGGATCCGGGGTTAACCCACATACTGTGGAGACAACT GAGGCGTACCGCCAATCAAGGTCCCAAGAAGATAACAACCTTGCTACTCAAGAGTCGCAGGTGAAGGCTACAGGGAGGAAAAAGAAGGGACTTATACATTGGATGAACTGGCTTCGTCGCCTTGGCTTTATCAGTGCATTGGCCGGTTCCTCTGAAACGGCACAACTGAGTGAGGAGCAGTATATGCCACATACTGCGGAGCAGGATGGATCCGGGGTTAACCCACATACTACGGAGACAACT GAGGCTTACCGCCAATCGAGGTCCCAAGAGGATAACAACCTTGCCACTCAAGAGTCGCAAGTGAAGGCTACAGGGAGGAAAAAGAAGGGACTTATACATTGGATGAACTGGCTCCGTCGCCATGGCTTTATTAGTGCATTGGCCGGTTCCTCTGAAACGGCACAACTGAGTGAGGAGCAGTATAAGCAACTGAGTCTAGACTCATTGCATAAGACGTTGACCGAGTATGTGACCATGTGGTCCCAGGTTCAACAGTTCATGGCTCAAATGACCACGACCATAGAGGCCATGTCAGACCGATCCGCTAATACTGTCTTCCCACAACAACATCACTCTCAGCAGCGGCATTCAGATCGACGTGAGCAGAAAGGCGGAGATGATGAGGACGAGGAAAACCATGGCCAGGACGACTCCCAGATGGCTGTAAGCATGACGACGATCTCAGGCCAACCCACTGCTGTTGTCTTTCTGCAGCAACATCACTCCCGGCAACACCGTCCAATCCAATATCAGCCGAGAGGTGGAGATAATGAGGCCAAGGAATACCATGGACAAGATGATGCCCATATG TCGAAGGAAATTGGCAGTGAGCTAACACTAGTGGAGGTATATGGAAAAAACTACGAGAAGAACGAGGATCAATCTTGGGTCAACCCACATGCTACGGAGATAACT GAAACCCACCACCAGGCGATGTCCAAAGAGGATAACAGTCGTACCACTGAAGAGTTGGGGTTCTGGAGGTGGGCGAAGGCTTTAGGGAGGAATAAAAGGAGAATTATCCATTGGATGAACTGCCTCTATCGCCTCGGCTCTATTAGTGGATTGTCCGATCCTTCTGGGATGGCAAAATTGAGTAATAAGCACTATGAGCAACTAACACAAGGGGTAACCTCTTTGAAGGAGATGTTGACCAAGCATGGGACCATGTGGTCCAAGGTTCCACAGTTGATGGACCAAATGACCACAAGCATGGTGGCCATTTCAGACCAACACCCTGATGCTACCATTCCACAACAACAACATTACCGGAAACATCCAGACCAACGTCAGTGGAGAGGCGGagatgatgaggatgaggaaAACCACGGCCACGGCGATGCCCAAGTGGATGCGAGCATGGAGACCATTTCAGATCAACCCCTTAATGCTGTCATTCCACAACATCGTTCCCGGCAACATCGTCCAGACCAACATCAGTGGAGAGGTGGAGATGATGAGGGCGAGGAAAACCATGGCCACGACAACGCCCAAATGGACGCGATCATGGTGGCCATGCCAGGCCCACCCGCCGATGTTGTTTCTCTGCACCCACGTCACTCCCAGCAACGACGTCTGAACCAACGTCGGAAGAGAGGTGGAGATTATGAGGATACGAAAGACCATGGCCAGGACGACGCCCAGATG TCGAGGGAACTTGAAGAAGAGCCCACAGTGGATGAAGTGCGTGATATAAACGACAAAAGAAAGGATGATGCGGAGATAATT GAGACCGACCAACAGACGAGGTCCCAAGAGGATAATAGCCCTGCCACTCAACAACCGAAGGCCCAAATGTGGGCGAATCTTGTGGGGAGGAATAAGAAAGGACGTTTACAGTGGATGAACTGGCTTTGTCGCCTGAGCTCTATCAACGAATTGGCTGGTCCCTCTGAGACGACACAGATGAGTGATGAGCAATTCGACCAACTGAATCAGGAAGTGAGCTCATTCGAGAAGATGTTGACAGAGCAAGTGAACAAGTGGTCCCAATTTCCACAATTCATGGACGAAATGACAGAGAGCATGGCGGCCACGTCAAGCCGACCGACTGATGGTGTCTTTCTGCAACAACATCGCACTCGACAACGCCGTCCAGACCAACGTCCGCAGAAAGATATAAATGATGCGGGTGAGGAAGACCATGAGCAAGACGATGCCCAGACAGCCACGAGCATGGCGGCCATGTTCAGTGGACCCCCTGATGTTGTCTTTCTGCAACAACATCACTCCCAGCAACGCCATTCGAACCAACGCCGACAGAGAGGTggagatgatgaagatgaggaAGATCAGGGCTTGGACAATGCTGAGATGGCTGCGAGCATTGGTGCCATGTCAGGCCAACCCGCTGATGTTGTCTTCCTACACCAGCATCGTTCCCAGCAACGCCATTTGAACCAACGTCATCAGAGAGGTGGAGATGATGAGGTCGAGGAAGATCGTGGCTTGGACGATGCCCAGATTGCCACAAGCATGGTGGCCATGTTAGGCCAACCTACTGATTCTGTCTTTCCGCAGCAGCATCACTCCCAGCAACGTCACCCCAACCAACGTCAAGAGGGAGGTGAAGTTGCTGAGGACAAGGAAGATCGTGGCCAGGGTGCCGAGATGGCTGCGAGCATTGTGGACATGTTTGACCGACCCGCTGATGTTGTATTTTCGCATCTGCATCCCTCCCAACAACGCTGTTCAAATCAACCTTTTCAGAGAGGTGGAAATGTTCGGGACGCGAAAAACCATGGCCTGGATGCTGCCCAAACGGCCACGAGCATGGCAGTTATGTCAAGCCAACTTGCTGATGTTGTCTTTCCACAGCAGCACCATCCGAACCAACGTCAGCAAAGAGgtggagatgaagaagaagaggaaggccATGGCCAGGACGACACCCAGATGGCTGCGAGCATAACAGCCATGTTAGGTCGACCCACTGATGTTGACTTTTTGCAGCAGCATCACTCCAAGCAACGTCATCCGAACCAATGTCAGAAGAGAGATGAAGTTGCTGAGGACAAGGAAGATCGTAGCCAAGACGATGCTGATAGGGCTGCGAGCATTGCAGACATGTTTGGCCGACCCACTGATGTTGTATTTTCGCAGCTGCATCAATCCCAACAACACCGTCCGAACCAACGTCAACAGAGATTTGGAAATGTTGGGGATGCAAAAAACCATGGCCAGAACGATTCCCAAACGGTCGCGAGCATGGTGACCATGTCAGGCCAACTTGCTGATGCTGTCTTTCCACAGCAGCATCATTCCCAGCAGTGCCATCCAAACCAACGTCAGCAGAGAGGTggagatgatgaagaagaggaataCCATGGCCAGGACCACGCCCAGATGGCCGTGAGCATGGCAGCCATGTTTGGCCAACCCATAGATGTTGCCTTTCTGCAGCAGTATCACTCCCAGCAACATCATCCGAACCAAAGTCAGCAAAGAGGTGGAGATGAGCATGAGGAAGATCGTGGCCAGGACGATGCCCAGATGGCCGCAAGCACTAAGGCCATGTTAGGCCAAGCCGCTGATGTTGCCTTTCCACAGCAACATCACTCCCAACAACGTCATCCGAACCAACGTCAACAGAGAGGTGGAGATGATGAGTTCGAGGAAGATCGTGGCTTGGATGATGCCCAGATTGCCGCAAGCATGGTGGCCTTAGGCCAGCCTATTGATGCTGTCTTTTCACAGCTCCATAACTCCCAACAATGCCGTCCGAACCAACGTCGGTAG